One window of Medicago truncatula cultivar Jemalong A17 chromosome 2, MtrunA17r5.0-ANR, whole genome shotgun sequence genomic DNA carries:
- the LOC11415654 gene encoding uncharacterized protein: MGRENHDPTIVVHSSIALLQERFRQLERVKEMREERELKKMLNEPKQFNSNTIPSYDYDQSTRLFSSNHELIIPSKSSPPHVSLSLWPTTSQQDDYYTSMKSPVSMNLCTTNYTKNLQTSWKNGHDCDSPSDSGVDTSLHL, translated from the coding sequence ATGGGAAGGGAAAACCATGACCCTACTATTGTTGTTCACTCTTCCATTGCACTTCTACAAGAGAGGTTTAGACAATTGGAAAGAGTAAAagaaatgagagaagagagagagctAAAGAAAATGCTCAATGAACCAAaacaattcaattcaaatacCATTCCTAGTTATGATTATGATCAATCAACAAGGTTGTTTTCTTCCAACCATGAATTGATCATACCATCAAAGTCTTCACCACCTcatgtttctctttctctttggcCAACAACATCACAACAAGACGACTACTATACAAGTATGAAGAGTCCAGTTTCAATGAACTTATGCACCACAAATTATACAAAAAACTTGCAGACTTCATGGAAGAATGGTCATGATTGTGACTCTCCCTCTGATTCTGGTGTTGACACTTCTCTTCACCTGTAA
- the LOC11411057 gene encoding CASP-like protein 2B1 isoform X1, producing MSYLGVGVSPGTVPVYHSTNMKVLDRRVRITELVLRFVNLGLGVLAVVLIVTDSQVREFFTIQKKAKFTDMKALVFLVVANAIAAGYSLIQGLRCVVSMIKGSVLFNKPLAWAIFSCDQVMAYITVAAVSAAAQSAVFAKMGQEQLQWMKICNMYGKFCNQVGEGLASAFLVSLSMVVVSCISAFSLFRLYGGSKIKNAYW from the exons atgagTTACTTGGGTGTAGGTGTTAGTCCTGGAACTGTTCCAGTTTATCATAGTACAAACATGAAAGTGTTGGATAGGAGGGTTAGAATAACTGAGTTGGTTTTGAGGTTTGTGAATCTTGGCTTAGGAGTTCTTGCAGTTGTTCTTATTGTCACTGATTCACAAGTTAGAGAGTTTTTCACCATTCAGAAGAAAGCTAAATTCACTGACATGAAGGCTTTAGT GTTCTTGGTTGTTGCTAATGCTATAGCTGCTGGTTACTCCTTAATTCAAGGTTTGAGATGTGTAGTGAGTATGATTAAAGGAAGTGTGCTTTTCAACAAGCCCTTAGCTTGGGCTATATTTTCTTGTGATCAG GTAATGGCATATATAACAGTGGCAGCAGTGTCAGCTGCAGCACAATCTGCTGTGTTTGCAAAAATGGGCCAGGAACAATTGCAATGGATGAAGATATGCAATATGTATGGAAAATTCTGCAACCAAGTTGGAGAAGGGTTAGCTAGTGCTTTTTTGGTTAGCCTTAGTATGGTGGTAGTATCATGTATTTCAGCTTTCAGTCTCTTCCGTTTGTATGGTGGTAGCAAAATTAAAAATGCTTATTGGTAA
- the LOC11411057 gene encoding CASP-like protein 2B1 isoform X2 has protein sequence MKVLDRRVRITELVLRFVNLGLGVLAVVLIVTDSQVREFFTIQKKAKFTDMKALVFLVVANAIAAGYSLIQGLRCVVSMIKGSVLFNKPLAWAIFSCDQVMAYITVAAVSAAAQSAVFAKMGQEQLQWMKICNMYGKFCNQVGEGLASAFLVSLSMVVVSCISAFSLFRLYGGSKIKNAYW, from the exons ATGAAAGTGTTGGATAGGAGGGTTAGAATAACTGAGTTGGTTTTGAGGTTTGTGAATCTTGGCTTAGGAGTTCTTGCAGTTGTTCTTATTGTCACTGATTCACAAGTTAGAGAGTTTTTCACCATTCAGAAGAAAGCTAAATTCACTGACATGAAGGCTTTAGT GTTCTTGGTTGTTGCTAATGCTATAGCTGCTGGTTACTCCTTAATTCAAGGTTTGAGATGTGTAGTGAGTATGATTAAAGGAAGTGTGCTTTTCAACAAGCCCTTAGCTTGGGCTATATTTTCTTGTGATCAG GTAATGGCATATATAACAGTGGCAGCAGTGTCAGCTGCAGCACAATCTGCTGTGTTTGCAAAAATGGGCCAGGAACAATTGCAATGGATGAAGATATGCAATATGTATGGAAAATTCTGCAACCAAGTTGGAGAAGGGTTAGCTAGTGCTTTTTTGGTTAGCCTTAGTATGGTGGTAGTATCATGTATTTCAGCTTTCAGTCTCTTCCGTTTGTATGGTGGTAGCAAAATTAAAAATGCTTATTGGTAA